The following DNA comes from Sorex araneus isolate mSorAra2 chromosome 5, mSorAra2.pri, whole genome shotgun sequence.
CAGCAGGGCCTTCGAGGGACGCTTCTGCGTGACACGGGGATGCGTGACGCGTGACCCCCGGCGTGCCACGCTGGAGCCCCCTACGTGTTCCCGCAAGGAGCGAGCCTCGCCCGCCTCACGCCCGCAGCCCGGGCCCCGCCGCGCTCGCTACCTTCTCCCGGAAGCTCCCGTTGCGTGCGGCGCCGGCCAGGCGGGCGCTGGCCTTCCTGCGGGCCTGCGGGGCCCCGTCCAGCTGGAGCAGCGCCCAGACGCGCAgggtctggggcaggggctggagctggcCCAGCCGCCTGCCCCGCAGCTTCCCGAGGGCCTTGGCCTGCCGGGCGCACTGCAGCTCCTCCACGAGCGTGACTGCGGGGAGGCCGGGGCCGGGGTCACCGCCGGCCTCtcgagcccccagccccgcccgctgcccccccctcccGGGGCAAGGGGCACCCACCAGCCCCTACCCTCCTTGGTGAGCTGGGCAAAGTGCTTCTCCAGGTCGGCCACCCTCTGCCGCTGCAGGTAGGCGTGGAACTGGAACCAGGTGACCGTCTGGTCTTCAGGGGCCCTGGCCCGGGGCAGCAGCCCCCCGCAGCTCAGCACCTGCTCCAGCAGCCTGCGGCACGCTGCGAGACAAGCGCTGCTGAGGGCCAGGccagcacccacccccccaccccggggtgcgGCTCCCCGTCCTCCCTCGGGGCCAGAGGGTGGCAGGGTGCAGAGTGGCGGCCACTGGTCAGGAGGAGGCCGCCCTGCATCGGGCAGCTTCCCCTGGGCACGTCCccagctgcccacccccacccacccacacccaccacccaccccctgaCAGCGGCCTGCTCAACTCTGGCTCTGGGGGGACTCGCCGGGAGAGGTGAGGGCCTGGGTGAGCACTCGGGGCGGAGTACCTATTTCCAGCTGTCCCGGGTACTTCCCGCGCACCCTGTGCACAAACGTTCTCTTGAGCTGGCTGAGCagtgcgggggcggggcaggccagGACCCCGCCGCGCTCCGTGCAGCCCCTCCACAGCTTCAGGCACCCCTTCCTCCGGGTGGCCTGTGGGAGGACTGAAAGCCCAGCCTCAGTGACCGGCCcgagagccgggggggggggcccccCATGGCCCGCACCCGCAGGGCACCCCCAACCCTGGCAGGGCCCAGCCCCACCCATGGAGCACAGGTCGGGGGTCTGGGGGGGGACCCCCTGGACAGAGGCCCCCGGGCCACAGGGACCCCCTGGACAGAGGCCCCGGGGCCACAGGGACCCCTGGACAGAGGCCCCGGGGCCACAGGGACCCCCTGGACAGAGGCCCCGGGGCCACAGGGACCCCCTGGACAGAGGCCCCGGGGCCACAGGGACCCCCTGGACAGAGGCCCCGGGCCACAGGGACCCCCTGGCCCGAGACACAGGCCGGCCGCAGAGCATCCCCGCAGCCCACTGCTGTCCCTCCCAGGTTCCTCTGGGCGTGGCCAGCCGGGCTTTGACGCCCAGCCCCGGGTCGGGCGGGCCCTTACTCTCTTCGACGGACGTGGCCTGGCGGGCCTTCCGGAAGTCCAGCGCCGACAGCGTCTCCAGGACCTGCTCCTGCCGGCCCGCCTCTTCCAGCAGGTACTCTTGGACCATCCGTGACAGGTTGGGGGAGGCCAGTTTCTGGGGAGCAGCCGCGATGCTCCAGGTCAGCAGGGAGCCCCAGGCCTGGGGCCCCACCCACCACGCCTCCACGGGGCACCTGCCCGAGGTGGGCCCTTCCCCActgtctggggggcgggggacggggtgCTGCTGACAGGGGCACGGACCCCAGCAGCTAAGCAGGAGACGGGAAGGGACCGGTCAGGACCCGTGAGCCTGGATCCAGCCGCACCTGAAGCCCACCCTGAGCTCTCTCGGACCCGGGCCGCTCCCCCTGTCTGCCGGCCCCACGGCCGGGAGGGGACCCGCTGCCACCTTGGTTTGCTCCAGGAAGCAGCAGCTCCGAGCTCCGGCGACAGCCACCTGGGCCCGAGGGCCCGCCCGGGAAACCCTCAGCCTCGGGTGGGGTCCCCAGATCTCCACTTTGGttctgtgtgggggccacacccggcagtgctcagggcttcctcctgacacTGCCCTCGGGGGTCGCTCCTGGGAGGGGGGACCCAGGGGACCGTGCGGGGTGCCGGGACCaacgtgccctgcccactgtccttcCTCAGCGCCCCCTCTCCGACCTGCAGCAGATCCTTGCACACTTGCAGGTGGACCTCGAGCAGCATGTCCAGCTCGGGGGTGCTGGCCGTGAGCTCCCTGCACGCACTCGGCGCCGGCGCTGGGGCTGGGGTCCTGTCCTTTCTGAGTCCGGAGAATCGAGCCTGTGAGCCATCAGGCTCCCTCTGGGCCAGAGACGCTCCTTcccgggactggggggggggcgggcaggggcgggggtggcccaggcctcagggaggaggggatgcagggggagaggggagaaagtgCCAGGCTGGGCTTGGGCTGTGACAGGGGCCCTAGTCCCATCCCCGGGAACACGTAGGAGTCCGGGATGCTCCCCGCCAGGCTGGCATGGGGGGGCGCACTCACCGGGGACCCCCGAACAGGGCCAGGTCTGCGTGGAGGAAGGCGAAGCTCTCCAAGATACACTCCACCAGGCTCTCGGTCGAGGCGCGCTCGGGGCTGGCCACGCggggctgcaggcaaggccacgcctgagcccagggcagcccccaagTGAGGGTGGGCAGCACATCCCGAGCCCCCCACGGCACGGCAAGGACAGAGGCGCCGGGCGGAGACAGAGCCGAAAGGCGTCCGTGTAATCATGTCTgtcccggggtggggagggagccctCCGCGGGGCCCTTCCCCAGGGGCCACCTGCCCTGTCTGCCCACTTGGTCGCTGCACTTCACCCTTCCCAGCGGAACCGCCAAGGCCCCGGGCCACTGGGCGCAAGAGTCAAAGGCAGcacattcggggctggagcaatagcacagtgggtagaacatttgccttgcacgcggccaacccgggttcgattcccagcatcccatgtggtcccctgggttGCAGAActacgagtaacccctgtgcatcatcgggtgtgatcccaaaagcaaaaatagagaaaaaagacGGTGCGTTCCCACCTGGAATGTGGCTGCAGGTGGCCCCGAGTCCCACTGCAGCCCGCGTGGGTGGGGACAGGTTGCAGGGGCACCTCGAGGCTCGGCACTGTCCCCGTTACTGCTGCCGTGACCTAACATTTGGCCACCGGCCTCGGGCTCGGCTTCTCTAATACGACAAACATTCACTCGGGCCGGACCCAGCACACAGCAGCCTGTGCCGTTGGTCTGGTCGGTGACCCGGGGTCTTGGCGTGTCCACTGGGGAGGGTTAAGTGCAACGACCAAACAGCAGGACCAAGAGCGGGCGGTGGAAGGCCGGGAACTGGTGGGCAGGCCAGCAGCATTCTTGCGAGGCAGGGGCGAAAAGGGGGCAGCCCCCTGAGCAGCCAGGGGAGACGGGGTCATGCACGCACACGGCTTCTCCGAGAGGGGAAGCAAggctggtgagtgtgtgtgtgtgtgtgcgcgcgtgcgtgcctgcatgcgtgcgtgtgtgtgtgtgcgtgtgtgtgcgtgcgtgtgtgtgtgcgtgtgtgtgtgcgtgtgtgtgtgcgtgtgtgtgtgtgtgtgtgtgtgcgcgcgcgcgcgagtgtgtgtgtgtgtgtgtgtgtgtgtggtgctcaggggtccctcctggctctgcactcgggaatcactcctgacactgctcccagggtctgtatgggatgccagggatcgaccccCGGGCGGGCCGCGTGTAAGCCAGGCGCCCGCCCCCCACTGTCCTATGGACCCAGCCCCATACTGCTTAGACGTCTTTCTTGGAGGTTCCGGGCGGGTCGTTGTTAGAGATCAGGGCACTGACCGACCGGGGCCACCTTAAGTCCCGGGGCAGGAAGCGTCAGTTTAACCTGCCCCTGGCCTGTGCTAGGTCGGACTGTCCCGGAGCTGAGTGGGAAGGAAAAGCCAaaaccagttttgttttgtttttattagcgGGCGGCCACGCCTGGCCGTGCCGGGTCACCCCGGGAGCCACACACGCCCCAGGCAGGCCCCGCACACGCGGCAGCGGCGTGGCTGAGCGGGCGTGATTTCACCTACGTTTTAGCCCAAAATAATCATCCCCCCGAGGACGGCCCCGGCTGCCCTCTCTGGAAGGTTCCGTGGGGCGCGTGTGACCTTTCTCTGTGCCAGCTCTGACTCTGGGGGTCCCTCACGGTGCCGCTGCTTCCCCGTGTGGTCAGAGGCGGTTCTGACCCGGTTCTGGCCCGACGGGGAGCAGACGGGCCGCGCCCCGACTCCCTCGGgtgctccccctgcccgcccagcaCCGGCCACTGCTGACCCCACCGGACAGATGAGCAAACTGAGGCCTCCTGGGGTCCCACGGGGCCCAGCAGGGGCGCCGCCCACCCGGGGCCGGACCTACCTTCAGCCGCTCCCTGAAGCCGAGGACCTGCCTCTGCAGCTCGcggagcgggggcggggcgggctccaTGGACCCCAGCAAGTCCAGGACCTCCTGCAGGGGCCCCTCCAGGGCCGCCCCAGGCCCAtcctctccggcccctgtttctGAGTCCTCGCGGCCGCCCTGGCGCCCCGGGCTGGGGTGCTCGTGGCGCGGGGGGCTCTCGGCGTCCAGCTGCCTCCAGCCAGGCTGCTGCGCCCAGCGGCACCCGGCCAGGTCGCCGATGTCCGGCAGGaggcccggggccgggggcccGTCCAGGGGCCCCTCTTGGACGGGAGCGTCTGGGCCGACCACCGAGGGCAGGAAGCCCACGTCCAGGGTGGATGCAGACGTGCTGGTCTCCGTGTCCCGGGGGTCCTCGGAGCTGAAGGAGCCCATCTTGGGCGGGCCCTGGCTCCCCGGGCCGAGGTCGCCGTCCGACGGGTAGCTGAGGAGGGACGCAGCCCTGGGCATGGCTGGCAGCGGCGGCAGGACGGCCTGGAGTGGGGCAGAGAGGCACAGCATCAGCCAGGGACGCCCCGGAAACCCGGCCTCAGCCACCCGCCTCCGCCACTCCTCCCTGGGATCTCAGGGCAACCTGGGCAGGTGCTCAGTGCAGCTGGAAGGGCAGCGGCCTTGGGCAGAAGCTGTGTCCCAGCCCCTCGGAATCCACCAGGGCAGAGCCATTAGTCTCATTTCTCTGGCACAGAGAGGCTGAGTGacttgcctgaggtcacacagcaccGAGAGGTATAAGGAGAATTTGAACCCTCACCTGCAGACTGTGccagagaggatttttttttttttacagcagaGTACAATGGACcccacaaggaaaaaaatctctccgAACTCAACACCAGGCCACCAGCCAGGGTGCAGAGGGGACAGGAGCTCTGCACTGTTATGTGTCACCCTTCCCTTGGGCTCAACTCAAGCTTCTCATTTTTGTCTCTGATCTTCAAACCCTTTATCCCAAACGCCCCCTCACCCAGAAGGAGATGCCCGTGGGATAATACCTGACCACCCCCTCAAAGGAGAGGAGATTCGGCCTGGAGGAAGAGCACAGggcttagagcacctgccttgcaagcatgtggtcatgagttcaaaacCCCAGTGCCTCACATGTGCTGAGCATGACGGGGCAGCCCGTCTGTCCACGACCCTAGCACCAAAGGCAATTTTTGCATCATACACGCAAGTGTAAGCGCCACAAAGAGGTAGGTGCCCGGCGCAGCGGGAAAGATGGGACAGCGGGGAAGGCCACTGCTGACTCATTCAATCTCTGGGGTGTACGGTCCCTCAAGAagtgggggatggggctggagcaatagcacagcaggagggcgtttgcttgcatgcggccaacccgagttagaatcccagcatcccatagggtcccccgagcaccgccagaggtggctcctgagtgcagagccaggagtaatccctgtgcattgccgggtgtgacccaaaaagcaaaaagataaaataaaataaaatggatttattaaaaaaaaaaagtgggggatcTGAAAGGTAATctcgaaagtttgtaagtctgtaactgtatttcacagtgaagtcattaaaaaaaattaggtgctggagcaatagtacagcggggagggcgtttgccttgcacgcacccgacccgggttcaatttccagcatcccatatggtcccctaagcactgccaggggtaattcctgagtgcagagccaggagtaacccctatgcatcgccgggtgtgacccaaaaagcaaaaaaaaagaaaaaagaaaaaagaaaaaataataattctgccACTaacccaacaaaaaaataaaaaaagaaaagaagtgtggGATcactgaacaaagagccagagtaagctctgagcacagcgaAGGGttcccccccttaaaaaaaaaatcaggaggtGACCTTTGGTGAGTGAGTGCAGCAACCGGGAGCAGAGGCGTcctgagacccccccaccccccgggctcACAAACGGGGAGGTGTGAGGGGCAGCAGGCCTGTAGGCGAGCGCCCTCTGGTGGGCGGACATCTCAGTGCCACAGAACCAAGCTCCCgggacccccaaacacacacatttgGACCCCAGCGGAGCACCGGTCTTAGGGATTGGTGCAAGGTTGCAGCTGCCCCCCAACGCCTCATGGGCACACAAGAcagcccctgggccccgggcCGGAGCAGAGAGGGGGGTTGGTGTCAGGGCGCTTGAAAGCTGCCCTGGTGTGGGGACAGGAGGCCTGAGCCCCTGCGGGGTACGGGGGGCTCGGCCCTCAGGCGTGGACACAGATCAGGACGGACACAGGAAGTCGCTCTCGCACCTCACCGAGGTCCCCAAACGGACTTGAGCTGCACCCCCCTCAGAGAGATCGgagagacccccacccccggaaTCACACAGAAGGCGCCAGTGGTGTCTGAGGCCACAACACCCCGGGGTGACTCTGCACCCCGGTTGGGGGCTTCACCCACTTCAGAAAGTGCTTGTCTACACCAAGGCCTGCCGGAAGCGTGTCATATTTAAATCCATATCCTAGGAGcccgagagacagcacagcgggtggggagcTTGCTGTGCACACGTCCTACCCTGATTCAACCCCCAGCGCCCCGGGAGGGCCCCCGagccgccaggggtgacccctgagcagagccaggggaacGCTCTCaacaccgccagatgtggcccaaagactcCGATAACTGTAAGAAATTCACACGCGGTCACAGGGACGGGGCAGTGAGAGGGTCCGAGGGCCAGAGAACAGCCCCTCGGGGACGGAGCAGGACCAGCACTTCCTGCAGACACCCCCAGGCTACGCGGTGGAGTAAAGAGAGGAGTAAAGagagacccccacctccaccagccACAGTGCAGGGGGCTGAACCCAAAGCTGTTCCCTCTGGAGGGGCCGCAGGGCCCGACGGCCCCCAGAGTGCACTCACCAAGTAGTACCTCTCCCGGaaactgggggtgctggggggcgtCCAGTTGTACAGGGACCCCTTCCTGCCACCCAAGGAGGACTTGCTcgctgggctgggggtccccaggcaGTCGGTGGCGTCCAGTGgactgtggggggtggaggggcagggtcAGCCCAGGCGGCTCTGCTGTGTCCTCACAGTACCGGAGCCATAGGCCTCGCCGGCActcggggtgtggggggcccCACGAGCCACCTCTGGGCTGGGAAGGCTGCAAAGGCTCCTTCACAGAGGCCAGACACTGCCAGCTCGGCCCTCACACCCATGGGTGACCCCGCCTGGCAGGGGACAGGAGCTCAGCGCCGAGACAGGACTGTGTGTCCACCCCAGTCACAGGCGGGTGGGGACCCCTGGCTCGAACCCTCTGGGAAGACCCAGCCCCCTGCGACGCTCAGCTGAGGAGACAAAGCTTGGGAccagggccaggcctggccacTCACCAGATGCCTCCAGCTCCTGGGGGACAGAGCACAgggaccccacccacccacccaacacacacacgcacgcacgcacgcacatgcacacatatgcacacacacatgcacgcatgcacacacacacacacacatgcacacacgcacacacacacccgggaAAGGGGAAACTGTCTCAGTGGGAAAAGGCCAGGCGGCCCCCTCGCTCCTGCCTGTCCGGGGACCCCAGGGAAGGCCCGGGTGGGAGTGGCCGTGGCCacgggcagtgctcagcagatcaGGCCCTCGGGGGCGCTGGGGACGGCGGGGGACGCCCCTTCCCTCTGCAGGCAGCGCGGCACGAGCCCCACTCACTTCCACAACACCTCCAGCTGGAGCTTGATGGTGCCCAGCTCAGTGATGTCCACCACGATGACCTGCGGCCTGGTCGTGAAGAAGTCGGTGATGTCGCATGTCACGGCCCCCACAGCCAGGGAACTCAGGCCCCGCAGCTCCgtcaccttggaggggggcaaaAGAGGGTGGAGTCCAGCCAGCCGGGCCCCACCCCGAGAGCACGCCCGCTGAGACCACGCCCTCTGAGACCACGCCCTCTGAGACCACGCCCCTCTGACCCCGCCCTCGCGCGGTTCTCCATCTCTGCCTGGCCACGCcctcgcccggccccgccccgcccgcccacctTGATCTCCAGGTTGtcatgcagggtgggggtgaaAGCCTTGTCCTCCTCGTCCCAGGTCTGGCTGTCATCGGACTCGATCCGGCCCTTCAGCTTCCAGCGCTGGCGGCCCAGGCGCATGAGCACCTGCGGGTCGGGTGGGCGCTCAGTCGGCCGGCGAGGCGCCCTCCCCCGGGACCCTGGGTCCCCGCGGCTCCCCGCCCGACCACCCGGCGCAGAGCGGAGCTGCGGAGACCCTACCTCGTACTGGTCTCCGGGACAGAGGCGCGCGTAGCCCACCAGGCCTGCAACAGAGACAAGCCAGCTCCCCgctgcctcctgctccccccaggACCCAGACCTCAGGGGGGGCCCCTCTGCCGTGGGGATGAGCGTGAGGGGGAGGGGAACCAGCACGGGGAACAAGGGACAGGCCAGGGGGGGAGCAGGACTGGCCTGAGGCCGAAGGTCACACCAGGCCTGCACGGGGCTGGGATCTGCCTGACCCCGGGGCCGCTGGGGTCCCGGCCACCCACTCCTGTCACCTTTCATCCGGACGTGGAACTCGCCCAGGTGCACCTCCAGGGCTCCCTCGATGAGCCACATGTCCTGCGGGGGCCACAAGGGGTCAGCAGCACAGAAGCTTCGGAGACAGCTcggtctccctcctccccctccctcggcTGTCACACAGacgcacacgcgtgcacacatgcacatgctctATCTCAGCACACCTCTGCAGGCtgtcacacacaggcacacacatgcactttgATGCACTCCTGCAGGctgtcacatgcacacacacacgcacctcaGCGCACTCCTGCAGgctgtcacacacagacacacacacatgcaccttgATGCACTCCTGCAGGCtgtcacacgcacacacatgcacacacacacgcacctcaGCGCACTCCCGCAGGCCGCCACGCGCGCGCACACGGAGCCTCACACCCGCACGCACCTCGGCGCACTCCTGCAGGCtgtcacatgcacacacgcacacacacacacgcacacacgcacctCGGCGCACTCCTGCAGGCTGCGCCCCAGCTCCTGCAGGCTGTCCCGGGACGCGCGGCTGGCCGGGCCCCCCGAGAAGGCGCGCTGCATGTTGGCGGCCCCCGCGCGCAGGCGGCACTGCACGCAGTAGCCTTCGTAGAGCTCGTCCACCTGCAGCGGGCACACGGCGGGCGCGCCGGGGTGAGCGCCCTGCGCGCTCGCGGGAGCCCAGTCTGCGCCCACCCAGCCCCAGACCACACCTGTCTGCGCTGGGAGTCGCCCTGCCTGTGCCCCGGGAACCGGCAGGTGGGTGGGTCTGTCGGTTCCTGCCGCTGCTCCCCGCACCCGCACCCCGCAACGGGGGCCGAGAAGCAGACGGTGGGAGAGTTCACCGACCCGGATCTGAAGGGACCTGCGGTGTGACCCGGGGCCAGCCCCGACCCTCTCTGGGCTGCCGCCCTCCCGTCTGCGCAGCTGGAACCTGAGGGCTTCGGCCTAAAGTGAGCCTGGCACAGAACCCGCCACCAGCCCTGCCCGCACCAGAACCCCCGCCCACGGCGACGCACC
Coding sequences within:
- the RIPOR3 gene encoding RIPOR family member 3, translating into MSVRLRFLSPGDAGAVGVVGRSASFAGFSSAQSRRAASSVRARAPAKAARMYGTLRKGAVCPDPRPQQVKKIFKALRRGLQEHLCAQQAELDYLSGRHSHTHRNSRLAFYYDLDKQTRAVDRHIRKMEFHISKVDELYEGYCVQCRLRAGAANMQRAFSGGPASRASRDSLQELGRSLQECAEDMWLIEGALEVHLGEFHVRMKGLVGYARLCPGDQYEVLMRLGRQRWKLKGRIESDDSQTWDEEDKAFTPTLHDNLEIKVTELRGLSSLAVGAVTCDITDFFTTRPQVIVVDITELGTIKLQLEVLWNPLDATDCLGTPSPASKSSLGGRKGSLYNWTPPSTPSFRERYYLAVLPPLPAMPRAASLLSYPSDGDLGPGSQGPPKMGSFSSEDPRDTETSTSASTLDVGFLPSVVGPDAPVQEGPLDGPPAPGLLPDIGDLAGCRWAQQPGWRQLDAESPPRHEHPSPGRQGGREDSETGAGEDGPGAALEGPLQEVLDLLGSMEPAPPPLRELQRQVLGFRERLKPRVASPERASTESLVECILESFAFLHADLALFGGPRKDRTPAPAPAPSACRELTASTPELDMLLEVHLQVCKDLLQKLASPNLSRMVQEYLLEEAGRQEQVLETLSALDFRKARQATSVEEILPQATRRKGCLKLWRGCTERGGVLACPAPALLSQLKRTFVHRVRGKYPGQLEIACRRLLEQVLSCGGLLPRARAPEDQTVTWFQFHAYLQRQRVADLEKHFAQLTKEVTLVEELQCARQAKALGKLRGRRLGQLQPLPQTLRVWALLQLDGAPQARRKASARLAGAARNGSFREKAVLFYTDALAGEDARLQQAACMALQHLGAVESIEQIASLCLSELEAVRSAAREATLSFGEKGRLAFEKMDRLGWEQRAAACSQEPDVEITVF